One window from the genome of Deinococcus sp. NW-56 encodes:
- the rlmB gene encoding 23S rRNA (guanosine(2251)-2'-O)-methyltransferase RlmB translates to MLLYGRNPVLEALRDGRVSEVLLARGVEEAFVREVKNYDVRVRFAPRIELDQLAGTTQHQGILAEVEDLAWASLEDILDRAGDRGEDLLIVLLDGITDPRNFGAIIRSAEVLGAHGVAVEERRSAPLSPVVAKTAAGATSYLPVAQTKNLPRLIDRLKEQGVWVYGAAGEAAQDVGRLDLRGPVALVIGAEGEGLRRLVREKCDALVRIPTRGQVQSLNASVAAGILLYEAARARSEG, encoded by the coding sequence ATGTTGCTGTACGGACGGAATCCGGTGCTCGAAGCCCTGCGCGACGGGCGGGTCAGTGAGGTGCTGCTCGCGCGGGGGGTCGAAGAGGCGTTCGTGCGCGAGGTCAAGAACTATGACGTGCGAGTGCGCTTCGCCCCGCGCATCGAACTCGACCAGCTCGCGGGCACGACCCAGCATCAGGGCATCCTCGCGGAGGTGGAAGACCTCGCCTGGGCCAGCCTGGAGGACATTCTGGACCGGGCGGGGGACCGGGGCGAGGACCTGTTGATCGTGCTGCTCGACGGCATCACCGACCCCCGCAACTTCGGGGCGATCATCCGCTCGGCGGAGGTGCTCGGCGCCCACGGGGTCGCGGTGGAGGAACGCCGCAGCGCTCCGCTCTCGCCCGTGGTCGCCAAGACGGCCGCAGGAGCCACGAGCTACCTCCCGGTCGCGCAGACGAAGAACCTGCCCCGCCTGATCGACCGCCTCAAGGAACAGGGCGTGTGGGTCTACGGGGCGGCGGGCGAGGCCGCGCAGGACGTGGGCCGCCTCGACCTGCGCGGCCCGGTCGCTCTGGTGATCGGCGCGGAGGGCGAGGGATTGCGCCGCCTCGTGCGCGAGAAGTGCGACGCGCTGGTGCGGATTCCCACGCGCGGGCAGGTCCAGAGCCTCAATGCCTCGGTCGCGGCGGGCATCCTGCTGTACGAGGCGGCGCGGGCGCGGAGCGAGGGGTGA
- a CDS encoding DUF3197 domain-containing protein, whose product MRVLEPLGLPGAPLETHRELMDLLGAAEGRGGADGPATLYLIADWQGVRDASRYAALITRGDEVVVTVPAYGPAYGPAGAGALAELVEWTQARGWPVREAVLNPSDFVRVLAEPDAEEVARLIAASNPSDPRIYTALPRHQPEEWQDAEAPVTTPRG is encoded by the coding sequence ATGCGAGTCCTCGAACCGCTCGGCCTGCCCGGTGCCCCGCTGGAAACCCACCGCGAGCTGATGGACCTGCTCGGCGCTGCGGAGGGTCGGGGGGGCGCGGACGGTCCCGCCACCCTGTACCTGATCGCCGACTGGCAGGGGGTGCGCGACGCCTCGCGCTACGCGGCCCTGATCACGCGCGGGGACGAAGTCGTGGTCACCGTCCCCGCCTACGGCCCGGCGTATGGCCCGGCGGGGGCGGGGGCGCTGGCCGAACTCGTGGAGTGGACGCAGGCGCGGGGCTGGCCCGTACGCGAGGCGGTGCTCAACCCGTCCGACTTCGTGCGCGTGCTCGCCGAACCCGACGCGGAGGAGGTCGCCCGCCTGATCGCCGCGAGCAATCCCAGTGACCCGCGCATCTACACCGCCCTGCCCCGCCACCAGCCCGAGGAGTGGCAGGACGCCGAGGCCCCCGTCACGACCCCACGGGGCTGA
- the rfbD gene encoding dTDP-4-dehydrorhamnose reductase: MHNLELWAGVEPTVSRVGNDYLDQNVLSGFDHRPGDIDRLADLGITAMRFPLLWERTAPHGPERADWHWADTRLARLAERGVEPIVGLVHHGSGPRHTHLLDPGFVKGVQAYARAVAERYPHLGAYTPVNEPLTTARFSALYGHWYPHARDERSFWTALFHQLQATVLAMREIRAVNPAARLVQTEDLGRTYSTPRMRYQADFENERRWLSLDLLLGRVDEGHPIWDYLRWIGAPEHEVRWFADNPCPPDVLGLNVYVTSERFLDERLSHYPAHTHGGNGRDHYADVEAVRVRGEGIGGPGDRLREAHARYGLPLAITEVHLGCTREEQLRWLAGAWQAAQEVRAEGADVRAITVWAAMGAWEWNSLLTRRDGHYESGLWDIRAPEPRPTALVTLARELAGGQAPSHPVVAGPGWWERPERLTFPPFGPVRAADPAGAPLLITGATGTLGQALARECEGRGLPYRLLRRQDLDIADADSVARALAEHRPWGVLNAAGYVRVDDAERDPRNDRENVEGPRLLAEACAGAGVRLVTFSSDLVFDGRKGAPYVESDLPNPLNAYGRSKRAAEEAVLGALPEALVVRTSAFFGPWDGYNFAAHVVRELGAGRVLRAADDQVVSPTYVPDLTRAVLDLLIDGERGLWHLANPGAVSWADFARMVADVTGLDAGLVQGVPTAKLGLSAPRPAFSALSSERGEVMPSFVDALERWAQHAELPERAELAAD, translated from the coding sequence ATGCACAACCTGGAACTGTGGGCGGGGGTCGAGCCGACCGTCAGCCGCGTGGGAAACGATTACCTCGATCAGAATGTCCTGAGCGGTTTCGATCATCGGCCAGGCGACATTGACCGGCTGGCCGACCTGGGCATCACGGCCATGCGCTTTCCGCTGCTGTGGGAGCGCACCGCCCCCCACGGCCCCGAGCGGGCTGACTGGCACTGGGCCGACACCCGCCTCGCGCGGCTGGCCGAGCGGGGCGTCGAACCTATCGTGGGGCTGGTCCACCACGGCAGCGGGCCGCGCCACACGCACCTGCTGGACCCTGGGTTCGTCAAGGGGGTGCAGGCCTACGCGCGGGCGGTGGCCGAGCGGTATCCGCACCTGGGCGCGTATACGCCCGTCAATGAACCCCTGACCACGGCCCGCTTCTCGGCGCTGTACGGCCACTGGTACCCCCACGCGCGGGACGAGCGGTCGTTCTGGACGGCCCTGTTTCATCAGCTGCAGGCGACGGTGCTGGCGATGCGCGAGATCCGGGCGGTGAACCCAGCCGCCCGCCTGGTCCAGACTGAGGACCTGGGCCGGACCTACAGCACGCCCCGGATGCGCTACCAGGCCGACTTCGAGAACGAGCGGCGCTGGCTGAGCCTCGACCTGCTGCTGGGCCGGGTGGACGAGGGGCACCCGATCTGGGACTACCTGCGCTGGATCGGCGCTCCCGAGCACGAGGTCCGCTGGTTCGCCGACAATCCCTGCCCACCCGACGTGCTGGGCCTGAACGTGTACGTGACGAGCGAGCGCTTTCTCGACGAGCGGCTGAGCCACTACCCGGCCCACACCCACGGCGGCAACGGCCGGGACCATTACGCCGATGTGGAGGCGGTGCGGGTGCGTGGCGAGGGCATTGGCGGCCCTGGCGACCGATTACGCGAAGCGCACGCCCGCTACGGCCTGCCCCTGGCGATCACCGAAGTCCACCTGGGCTGCACCCGCGAGGAGCAACTGCGCTGGCTGGCGGGCGCGTGGCAGGCCGCGCAGGAGGTCCGCGCCGAGGGGGCCGACGTGCGGGCGATCACCGTCTGGGCGGCGATGGGGGCCTGGGAGTGGAACAGCCTGCTGACCCGCCGCGACGGGCACTACGAGAGCGGTCTGTGGGACATCCGTGCCCCCGAACCGCGCCCCACCGCGCTGGTGACCCTGGCCCGCGAACTGGCCGGTGGGCAGGCGCCCTCGCATCCGGTGGTCGCCGGGCCGGGGTGGTGGGAGCGGCCGGAGCGCCTGACCTTCCCGCCGTTCGGCCCGGTGCGGGCAGCCGACCCCGCCGGGGCGCCTCTCCTGATCACCGGGGCAACGGGCACGCTGGGGCAGGCACTCGCCCGCGAGTGCGAGGGACGCGGCCTCCCCTACCGGCTGCTGCGGCGGCAGGACCTCGACATCGCGGACGCGGATTCGGTGGCGCGGGCGCTGGCCGAACACCGCCCCTGGGGGGTGCTGAACGCGGCAGGCTACGTGCGGGTAGACGATGCCGAGCGTGACCCCCGCAACGACCGCGAGAATGTGGAGGGGCCGCGCCTGCTGGCCGAAGCCTGCGCCGGGGCCGGGGTGCGGCTGGTGACCTTCTCCTCCGACCTCGTGTTCGACGGGCGTAAGGGGGCACCCTATGTGGAGTCGGACCTCCCCAACCCTCTGAACGCCTATGGCCGCAGCAAACGCGCCGCCGAGGAGGCGGTGCTGGGGGCACTGCCGGAAGCCCTCGTCGTCCGCACGAGCGCCTTCTTCGGCCCGTGGGACGGGTACAACTTCGCCGCGCACGTGGTCCGCGAGTTGGGCGCCGGGCGGGTGCTGCGGGCCGCCGACGATCAGGTCGTCTCGCCCACCTACGTGCCCGACCTCACGCGGGCGGTGCTCGACCTGCTGATCGACGGCGAGCGCGGCCTCTGGCATCTCGCCAACCCCGGTGCCGTGAGCTGGGCCGACTTCGCCCGCATGGTGGCGGACGTGACCGGCCTGGACGCGGGGCTGGTGCAGGGCGTTCCCACCGCCAAACTGGGGTTATCCGCGCCCCGGCCCGCGTTCAGCGCCCTGAGCAGCGAGCGCGGTGAGGTCATGCCGAGCTTCGTGGACGCTCTGGAACGCTGGGCACAGCACGCCGAGCTGCCCGAACGGGCGGAACTCGCGGCCGACTGA
- a CDS encoding endonuclease/exonuclease/phosphatase family protein: MFRSRLAWLYLLTVVLIWALGEWVGERTVPTLLLAYAPPLLWLLPAPLVLGRTLWRRRGVAVALAGTLLAAGGAGLLHWRPQTDGTLRVVTFNVAQGLHGSPDEIAAALRAADADLLLLQETNFVRPGFREALLARLPGYAVRTGYEVTTLSRLPVLSATNHAAPGTRRTFLETRVRWRGQEVRVLNVHLGTVLVSSVLRGDFDRVRETRDVRAAQVARLSAIAGSAEGPLLLGGDLNTPPRGLAYRELRRLVGPDAHDLAGRGPGWTFPSLWLRIDHLMARSLRPTRTRVLPESGSDHRALLAEYR; encoded by the coding sequence ATGTTTCGTTCGCGCCTCGCCTGGCTGTATCTGCTGACGGTCGTGCTGATCTGGGCGTTGGGCGAGTGGGTGGGGGAGCGGACGGTGCCCACGCTGCTGCTGGCCTACGCGCCGCCGCTGTTGTGGCTGCTGCCCGCGCCGCTGGTGCTGGGACGGACGCTGTGGCGACGGCGGGGCGTGGCGGTTGCGCTGGCCGGAACCCTCCTCGCCGCCGGAGGCGCGGGCCTGCTGCACTGGCGGCCCCAGACGGATGGCACGCTCCGGGTCGTCACCTTCAACGTGGCGCAGGGGCTGCACGGGTCCCCGGACGAGATCGCGGCGGCGCTGCGGGCGGCGGACGCGGACCTGCTGCTGCTTCAGGAGACGAACTTCGTACGCCCCGGCTTTCGGGAGGCCCTGCTTGCCCGGCTGCCGGGCTACGCAGTGCGGACGGGATACGAGGTAACCACCCTCTCGCGCCTGCCGGTGCTGTCGGCCACCAACCACGCCGCGCCGGGCACCCGCCGCACCTTTCTGGAGACGCGGGTGCGCTGGCGGGGCCAGGAGGTGCGGGTGCTCAACGTGCATCTGGGGACTGTTCTCGTGTCCAGCGTGCTGCGGGGCGACTTTGACCGGGTGCGGGAGACGCGGGACGTTCGGGCGGCGCAGGTGGCGCGGCTTTCAGCCATCGCGGGGAGTGCGGAGGGACCGCTGCTGCTGGGCGGCGACCTCAACACGCCGCCGCGCGGCCTGGCCTACCGGGAACTGCGGCGCTTGGTTGGGCCGGACGCCCATGACCTGGCCGGGCGGGGACCGGGGTGGACCTTTCCAAGTCTGTGGTTGCGAATAGATCACCTGATGGCGCGGAGCCTCAGGCCGACGCGAACACGGGTTCTGCCGGAGTCGGGCAGTGACCACCGGGCGCTGCTGGCGGAGTACCGCTGA
- the hflX gene encoding GTPase HflX, which yields MLGNTSGLRPAQLKSLGNLYRRRIEPGRVGSPELARNLAELSFDIRREISVLIDRRGRVLSVSVADAKGAELPDLRLGENRLAGFHLLHTHPRGGALSKGDLSTLFLKRLDAVAAIEVRNEGQPGLVHTAHLTPPGTVGEEEDWRILDPVPSFQIDEFDLGAQVSALEEEIARAARTREAKKDRERAILVQIDQGEFDAEERLEELSELARTAGAEVVHKELVYRRHLKAGTLVGAGKLEELTSKAYHLDADLLIFGQELGPAQAREIEAATGLKILDRTQLILDIFALHAQGVESRLQVELAQLRYMKPRLLGAGAALSRIGGSAGSAAGGSIGTRGPGETKLELDRRRINDRLAFLEKQLEGVAVRREERRKGRARNDVPVVSIVGYTNAGKSTLLNAFTHAAEEPRRVLAENKLFATLRPTSRQGYIEGIGPVVLTDTVGFIRDLPKDLARAFRATLEEIGDADVLLHVVDVAAPGADTRLDAVNRILEDLGFREMPTVVALNKAEAADPDVLEREVERTGGIPVSALKALGLTDLKDALADAVAGVQREELALREEARERAAEYR from the coding sequence GTGCTTGGCAACACGTCGGGCCTGCGCCCGGCCCAACTGAAGTCCCTCGGGAACCTCTACCGCCGCCGCATCGAGCCGGGGCGGGTCGGCTCGCCCGAACTCGCCCGCAACCTCGCGGAACTCTCGTTTGATATCCGCCGCGAGATCAGCGTGCTGATCGACCGCCGGGGCCGGGTGCTCTCGGTCAGCGTGGCCGACGCGAAGGGAGCCGAACTGCCCGACCTCCGTTTGGGCGAGAACCGGCTGGCGGGCTTCCACCTGCTGCACACCCACCCGCGTGGCGGGGCGCTGAGCAAGGGCGACCTTTCCACGCTGTTCCTCAAGCGGCTCGACGCCGTGGCAGCCATCGAGGTTCGCAACGAAGGCCAGCCCGGCCTCGTCCACACCGCGCACCTCACCCCGCCCGGCACGGTGGGCGAGGAAGAAGACTGGCGCATCCTCGACCCGGTGCCCAGCTTCCAGATCGACGAGTTCGACCTCGGAGCGCAGGTGTCGGCGCTGGAGGAGGAAATCGCCCGCGCCGCCCGCACCCGCGAGGCGAAAAAGGACCGCGAACGGGCCATCCTCGTCCAGATCGACCAGGGCGAGTTCGACGCCGAGGAGCGGCTGGAGGAGCTCTCCGAACTCGCCCGCACCGCAGGGGCCGAGGTCGTCCACAAGGAACTCGTCTACCGCCGCCACCTCAAGGCCGGGACGTTGGTGGGGGCGGGCAAGCTGGAAGAACTCACCAGCAAGGCCTACCACCTCGACGCCGACCTGCTGATCTTCGGGCAGGAACTCGGCCCCGCTCAGGCCCGTGAGATCGAGGCGGCGACTGGGCTGAAGATTCTGGACCGCACGCAACTGATCCTCGACATCTTCGCTCTGCACGCGCAGGGGGTCGAGTCGCGGCTGCAAGTGGAACTCGCGCAGCTCCGTTACATGAAGCCCCGGCTGCTCGGCGCGGGCGCAGCCCTCTCGCGTATCGGCGGCTCGGCGGGCAGCGCGGCGGGCGGCTCCATCGGCACGCGCGGCCCCGGTGAAACCAAGCTGGAGCTGGACCGCCGCCGCATCAACGACCGCCTCGCCTTTCTGGAGAAGCAACTGGAGGGAGTGGCCGTGCGGCGCGAGGAACGGCGCAAGGGCCGCGCCCGCAACGACGTGCCCGTCGTGTCCATCGTGGGCTACACCAACGCGGGCAAGTCCACCCTCCTCAACGCCTTTACCCACGCGGCCGAGGAACCGCGCCGGGTGCTGGCCGAGAACAAACTGTTCGCCACCCTGCGCCCGACGAGTCGCCAGGGCTACATCGAGGGCATCGGCCCAGTGGTCTTGACCGACACCGTGGGCTTTATCCGCGACCTGCCCAAGGACCTCGCCCGCGCCTTCCGCGCCACGCTGGAGGAAATCGGGGACGCCGACGTGCTGCTGCATGTGGTGGACGTGGCGGCGCCGGGGGCCGACACCCGCCTAGACGCGGTGAACCGCATTCTGGAGGACCTCGGCTTCCGGGAGATGCCCACTGTGGTTGCCCTGAACAAGGCCGAGGCCGCCGACCCGGACGTGCTGGAGCGCGAGGTGGAGCGTACCGGCGGCATTCCCGTCAGTGCCCTGAAGGCCCTGGGCCTGACCGACCTCAAGGACGCCCTCGCGGACGCGGTCGCCGGGGTGCAGCGCGAGGAACTTGCCCTGCGGGAGGAAGCGCGGGAGCGGGCGGCGGAGTACCGGTAG
- a CDS encoding S4 domain-containing protein: MKPKLSALVAQARGGRVVRTPFVDGDDIDRRLLQDDDVRFVIAGGFPDARRVILTLHPAHIPEMDSGVTVLRVTPGPGPAWDLQDFTVHLRRLELPEDAVGDVREERGGAFLVAATGKAASALEALTDLGGREVEVEEVGETAGRGSKTREVVVPSMRVDVVGAKGFGVSRAYFQQGIDGGKVRLNGAPARASSDIKEGDSLSAEGLGRIDFKRVVNETRRGNFKVELEVHR, translated from the coding sequence ATGAAGCCCAAGCTCAGTGCCCTTGTGGCCCAGGCGCGGGGCGGGCGCGTGGTCCGTACCCCGTTCGTGGACGGCGACGACATCGACCGCCGACTCCTGCAAGACGACGACGTGCGGTTTGTGATCGCGGGCGGCTTTCCGGATGCCCGCCGGGTGATCCTGACCCTGCACCCCGCCCATATCCCGGAGATGGACAGCGGCGTGACCGTGCTGCGCGTGACCCCCGGCCCTGGCCCTGCCTGGGACCTTCAGGACTTCACTGTGCACCTGCGGCGGCTGGAGCTGCCCGAGGACGCCGTGGGCGACGTGCGCGAGGAACGGGGCGGAGCCTTCCTGGTCGCCGCGACGGGCAAGGCCGCGTCGGCGCTGGAGGCCCTGACCGACCTCGGCGGGCGCGAGGTTGAGGTCGAGGAGGTCGGCGAAACGGCGGGCCGGGGGTCCAAGACCCGCGAGGTCGTCGTGCCGTCCATGCGCGTGGACGTGGTGGGCGCCAAGGGCTTCGGCGTGAGCCGCGCCTACTTCCAGCAGGGCATCGACGGCGGCAAGGTGCGGCTCAACGGTGCCCCCGCCCGCGCGAGCAGCGACATCAAGGAGGGCGACAGCCTCAGCGCCGAGGGCCTGGGCCGCATCGACTTCAAGCGGGTCGTGAACGAGACGCGCCGGGGCAACTTCAAGGTGGAGCTGGAAGTGCACCGATGA
- a CDS encoding spore photoproduct lyase family protein: protein MTRPLLDIRHIYLEPRVEDYARGREILARFPDAERTLVDSHWNIPGLHGNAGLVREWVRIKRQVLVLGVRKTFALRENGRSADWIAPGLANGCALSCAYCYVPRRKGFANPITTFVNVEDAVRALRRHAEKLGPKTEPNQVDPHLWVYDIGENSDLSVDALLSDNVRDLVALYRTLPNAKASFATKYVNRDLLTYDPQGKTRIRFSLMPRAIARVLDVRTSPIRERIAAINDFVEAGYEVHLNFSPVVIYEGWTTDYTELLREVRESLSEKARAQLAAEVIFLTHNAALHEVNLGWHPKAESLLWTPQWQEAKRSQYGGDNIRYRHGFKGKAVARFTELLVRELPECRVRYAF, encoded by the coding sequence ATGACGCGCCCACTGCTCGACATCCGGCACATCTATCTGGAGCCAAGGGTCGAGGACTACGCGCGGGGGCGGGAGATTCTGGCGCGGTTTCCAGACGCTGAGCGGACGCTGGTGGACTCGCACTGGAACATTCCGGGGCTGCACGGCAACGCGGGACTGGTGCGCGAGTGGGTGCGGATCAAGCGGCAGGTGCTGGTGCTGGGGGTCCGCAAGACCTTCGCCCTGCGCGAGAACGGGCGCAGCGCGGACTGGATCGCGCCGGGTCTCGCCAACGGGTGTGCGCTGAGCTGCGCGTACTGCTACGTGCCCCGCCGCAAGGGATTTGCGAACCCGATCACGACCTTTGTGAATGTGGAGGACGCGGTGCGGGCGCTGCGCCGCCACGCCGAGAAGTTGGGGCCGAAGACCGAACCCAATCAGGTGGACCCTCACCTGTGGGTCTACGACATCGGGGAGAACAGCGACCTGAGCGTGGACGCGCTGCTCTCCGACAACGTGCGTGACTTGGTGGCGCTGTACCGGACGCTGCCCAATGCCAAGGCGTCCTTTGCGACCAAATACGTCAACCGCGACCTCCTGACCTACGACCCGCAGGGCAAAACCCGCATCCGCTTCTCGCTGATGCCGCGTGCCATCGCCCGCGTGCTGGACGTGCGGACCTCGCCCATTCGGGAGCGGATCGCCGCCATCAACGACTTTGTGGAGGCGGGCTACGAGGTGCACCTCAACTTCTCGCCCGTGGTGATCTACGAGGGCTGGACGACCGACTATACGGAGCTGTTGCGCGAGGTGCGGGAGTCGCTTTCGGAAAAGGCCCGCGCCCAGCTCGCCGCGGAAGTCATCTTCCTGACCCACAACGCCGCCCTGCACGAGGTCAACCTGGGCTGGCACCCCAAGGCCGAATCCCTGCTGTGGACCCCGCAGTGGCAGGAGGCCAAGCGCTCGCAGTACGGCGGCGACAATATCCGCTACCGCCACGGCTTCAAGGGGAAGGCGGTGGCCCGCTTCACCGAGTTGCTGGTGCGGGAACTGCCGGAGTGCCGGGTACGGTACGCGTTCTAG
- a CDS encoding S1C family serine protease has protein sequence MRPLPWLPVLLLLALAAYLLPGWSPRLEAGSPTPPAVSQTLPNELPTNTSDLFQATRPAVVQVESLNTRTREAGLGTGFFISEGGQVMTAYHVVSTGQLFRVRTLEGRTYRARVTAYDAAADVALMQVEGRTPGVPFLPLAGAEPRVGQEVLAIGNSGGDFLQPRRGVLLRLGAEAGRADFPQGTLEMSAPLAPGDSGGPILDGTGEVIGVVSFIRLDESNQTRASYAVPVTQDSPLVRALLAGEQRDVPVVGLVLDVVHSGLTDPPGAVIRRVASGSPAQEAGLRGARFDADGNLLDLGDVILSVNGRRVRDANEFIRTVRGDATIGDTIRVGYLRGGEEREATLTLVGARALTDLNSDE, from the coding sequence GTGCGCCCCCTGCCCTGGCTTCCCGTGCTGCTGCTGCTCGCGCTGGCGGCCTACCTGCTGCCGGGGTGGTCGCCCCGCCTGGAGGCTGGGTCGCCGACGCCCCCCGCCGTCTCGCAAACGCTCCCGAACGAGCTGCCCACCAACACCAGCGACCTCTTCCAGGCCACCCGCCCGGCGGTCGTGCAGGTCGAGAGCCTGAACACCCGCACCCGCGAGGCGGGGCTGGGCACCGGCTTCTTCATCTCGGAGGGCGGGCAGGTGATGACCGCCTACCACGTCGTCTCGACCGGGCAACTGTTCCGGGTCCGCACGCTGGAGGGCCGCACCTACCGCGCCCGCGTGACCGCCTACGACGCGGCGGCCGACGTGGCGCTGATGCAGGTCGAGGGCCGCACGCCCGGCGTTCCCTTCCTGCCGCTCGCGGGGGCCGAGCCACGGGTGGGGCAGGAGGTGCTCGCCATCGGCAACAGCGGCGGCGACTTCCTGCAACCGCGCCGGGGCGTGCTGCTGCGGCTGGGGGCCGAAGCGGGCCGCGCCGACTTCCCGCAGGGCACGCTGGAGATGTCCGCGCCCCTCGCGCCCGGCGACAGCGGCGGCCCCATCCTCGACGGCACTGGGGAGGTCATCGGGGTCGTGAGCTTTATCCGCCTCGACGAGAGCAACCAGACGCGGGCCTCCTACGCGGTGCCCGTTACCCAGGACAGCCCGCTGGTGCGGGCGCTGCTGGCTGGAGAGCAGCGGGACGTGCCGGTGGTGGGGCTGGTGCTCGACGTCGTCCACAGTGGCCTGACCGACCCGCCCGGTGCGGTGATCCGGCGCGTGGCCTCGGGCAGCCCGGCTCAGGAGGCGGGGCTGCGCGGTGCCCGCTTCGACGCGGACGGCAACCTGCTTGACCTCGGGGACGTGATTCTTAGCGTGAATGGCCGCCGGGTGCGCGACGCCAACGAGTTCATCCGCACCGTGCGGGGGGACGCGACCATCGGGGACACCATTCGCGTGGGTTATCTGCGCGGCGGAGAGGAACGCGAGGCCACCCTCACCCTGGTGGGGGCGCGGGCGCTGACGGATCTGAACAGTGACGAGTGA
- the zapE gene encoding cell division protein ZapE — protein MIDLLARRPSLSPEELIADLSPSARFHGVRFENYRPNPQFPSQEEARRSLQLFLQGAQARPGGFRLFRRSRPEGRGLYLDGGFGVGKTHLLASTYHAAGGTRALMSFQDLMYVIGALGMGRAVDAFRGHDLLLIDEFELDDPGNTHMANTFLGQLMPAGTSVVATSNTEPGALGQGRFNASDFQRQIQGIADRFETHRIDGPDYRQRGTAPAQPLAPGEFAAWRARQPEVGLAVVSHRDLGRLLIDVHPSRFARLLAGVEALGVTGLAPMPDQNVALRFVHFVDKLYDLGLRAAFTGAPLGSLFSETYRHGAYAKKYSRCLSRLSELLHEARADLAAG, from the coding sequence GTGATCGACCTCCTCGCCCGCCGCCCCAGCCTCAGCCCCGAGGAACTCATCGCCGACCTCTCGCCCAGCGCCCGCTTCCACGGGGTGCGTTTCGAGAACTACCGGCCCAACCCCCAGTTTCCCAGCCAGGAAGAAGCCCGGCGCTCGCTGCAACTCTTCTTGCAGGGGGCGCAGGCGCGGCCCGGCGGCTTCCGCCTCTTCCGCCGCTCCAGGCCCGAGGGCCGGGGCCTGTACCTCGACGGCGGCTTCGGGGTGGGCAAGACGCACCTGCTGGCGAGCACCTACCACGCGGCGGGGGGCACGCGGGCGCTGATGAGCTTTCAGGACCTGATGTACGTGATCGGGGCGCTGGGCATGGGCCGGGCGGTGGACGCCTTTCGCGGGCACGACCTGCTGCTCATCGACGAGTTCGAACTCGACGACCCCGGCAACACCCACATGGCGAACACCTTCCTGGGGCAACTGATGCCCGCCGGGACGAGCGTGGTCGCCACCTCCAACACCGAGCCGGGGGCGCTGGGCCAGGGGCGCTTCAACGCCTCGGACTTCCAGCGCCAGATTCAGGGCATCGCCGACCGCTTCGAGACGCACCGCATCGACGGCCCCGACTACCGCCAGCGCGGTACGGCCCCAGCGCAGCCCCTGGCCCCCGGCGAGTTCGCCGCGTGGCGGGCACGGCAACCCGAGGTGGGCCTCGCCGTGGTGAGCCACCGCGACCTGGGGCGTCTGCTGATCGACGTTCACCCCAGCCGCTTCGCCCGGCTGCTTGCGGGGGTGGAGGCCCTGGGGGTAACGGGGCTTGCGCCTATGCCCGACCAGAACGTCGCCCTGCGCTTCGTGCACTTCGTGGACAAGCTGTATGACCTCGGCCTGCGGGCGGCCTTCACCGGAGCGCCGCTGGGCAGCCTCTTTTCCGAGACCTACCGCCACGGGGCCTACGCCAAGAAGTACAGCCGCTGCCTCAGCCGCCTCTCCGAACTGCTGCACGAGGCGCGGGCGGACCTCGCCGCCGGGTAA
- a CDS encoding aldose 1-epimerase, translated as MRTETLAGERLTLEVLPDLGASVLGLRSASGRPVLRAVDPAKVETSSQTASFIMIPYANRIAGARFPFGSEEVQLRPTTKGGLAQHGDVRNRPWQVERVTDAHLRATFDSRDFADMNWPWAFTALVEYRLHGPHLDTTVSLTNADTREMPAGLGLHPYFARRGDGVDPTLAFDAALTYDTDGQMLPTGPARPLRPEEDFRVPAAVGERSFDRVYTAWDGVLRLDWGTRALVLTADPVYSHLTVFTAPDGSLALEPVSHATNALNLAAQGVGGTDLKTLVPGQTLAGTVRLTLEGDW; from the coding sequence GTGAGGACCGAAACCCTCGCGGGCGAGCGCCTCACGCTGGAGGTGCTGCCGGACCTCGGCGCGAGCGTGCTGGGGCTGCGCTCGGCCTCCGGGCGTCCGGTCCTGCGGGCGGTGGACCCCGCGAAGGTGGAGACGAGCAGCCAGACGGCCAGCTTCATCATGATTCCCTATGCCAACCGGATTGCCGGGGCGCGGTTTCCCTTCGGCAGCGAGGAAGTGCAGCTCCGCCCCACGACCAAAGGCGGCCTCGCCCAGCACGGCGACGTGCGCAACCGGCCCTGGCAGGTGGAGCGGGTGACGGACGCGCACCTGCGGGCCACCTTCGACAGCCGCGACTTCGCGGACATGAACTGGCCGTGGGCTTTCACCGCCCTGGTGGAGTACCGCCTGCATGGACCCCACCTCGACACCACGGTCAGCCTGACGAACGCCGATACCCGCGAGATGCCCGCCGGACTGGGCCTGCACCCCTACTTCGCCCGCAGGGGGGACGGAGTGGACCCCACCCTGGCCTTCGACGCGGCGCTGACCTACGACACGGACGGGCAGATGCTGCCGACTGGCCCCGCCCGTCCCCTGCGCCCGGAGGAGGACTTCCGGGTGCCCGCTGCCGTGGGCGAGCGCTCCTTCGACCGGGTCTATACCGCCTGGGACGGCGTGCTGCGGCTGGACTGGGGCACGCGGGCACTCGTGCTGACCGCCGACCCGGTGTATTCGCACCTGACCGTCTTCACCGCACCCGACGGCAGCCTCGCCCTAGAACCTGTCTCGCACGCGACGAATGCGTTGAACCTCGCCGCTCAGGGGGTGGGCGGCACGGACCTCAAAACACTGGTGCCGGGGCAGACGCTGGCAGGGACGGTGCGGCTGACGCTGGAAGGCGACTGGTAG